The Paracoccus sediminicola genome has a segment encoding these proteins:
- a CDS encoding threonine aldolase family protein — protein sequence MNFASDNCSGAHPSVIAGLAAANDGHVASYGADRLTRAAADRVREVLDAPEAEVMFVATGTAANVISLSAVTQPWQRIFCHEEAHIETSECGAPEMFTGGAKLTLIPGEGAVMDADALEHAASFWAGEGLGGGQPGAVSITNSTEWGRVWTPDMVAEISAVARQHKLALHMDGARFANAVVGTGADPADLTHRAGVDLLSFGGTKNGALGVEAVVAFDGEHAERLAFMRKRSGHLLSKHRYLSAQFHALLEDGLWLRLAANANDMATRLARGLEDIEGARLAQPVESSQVFAVLPVDAEDRARAAGATFNRWASIGEDTDEEVTLRFVCSWSTTPEEVDRLIEALRG from the coding sequence ATGAATTTCGCATCTGACAACTGCTCTGGCGCGCATCCTTCGGTGATAGCGGGTCTGGCGGCGGCGAATGACGGGCATGTGGCCTCTTACGGCGCTGACCGTCTGACCCGCGCCGCGGCGGATCGCGTGCGAGAGGTTCTCGACGCACCCGAGGCCGAGGTGATGTTCGTGGCGACCGGCACGGCGGCGAATGTGATCTCTCTCAGCGCCGTGACGCAGCCATGGCAGCGGATCTTCTGCCACGAAGAGGCGCATATCGAGACATCCGAATGCGGCGCGCCCGAGATGTTCACGGGCGGTGCGAAGCTGACGCTGATCCCCGGCGAGGGGGCAGTGATGGACGCCGATGCGCTTGAACATGCGGCCAGTTTCTGGGCTGGCGAGGGACTGGGCGGCGGACAGCCTGGCGCGGTGTCGATTACCAATTCAACCGAATGGGGGCGGGTCTGGACGCCGGATATGGTGGCTGAAATCTCCGCGGTGGCGCGGCAGCATAAGCTTGCGCTGCATATGGATGGCGCGCGCTTCGCCAATGCGGTGGTCGGCACCGGGGCCGATCCGGCCGATCTGACCCATCGCGCGGGCGTCGATCTTTTGTCCTTTGGCGGGACGAAGAACGGTGCACTCGGGGTCGAGGCGGTGGTGGCCTTCGATGGTGAACATGCCGAGCGGCTTGCCTTCATGCGCAAGCGCAGCGGCCATCTTCTGTCGAAGCATCGCTATCTGTCGGCGCAGTTCCATGCGCTGCTCGAGGACGGGCTGTGGCTGCGGCTGGCGGCCAATGCCAATGACATGGCGACGCGGCTTGCGCGCGGGCTGGAGGATATCGAGGGTGCCCGGCTGGCGCAGCCTGTCGAATCCAGTCAGGTCTTCGCTGTTCTGCCTGTCGACGCCGAGGACCGCGCGAGGGCAGCGGGCGCAACGTTCAACCGCTGGGCCTCAATCGGCGAGGACACCGACGAGGAGGTCACGCTGCGCTTCGTGTGCAGCTGGAGCACCACCCCCGAGGAAGTCGACCGGTTGATCGAGGCATTGCGCGGCTAG
- a CDS encoding YcgN family cysteine cluster protein, which yields MRPRFWELPLDQLDPQEWEALCDGCGKCCLNKLEFEDTDELAFTRVACRLLDGETCRCTRYPIRHFYVPECVSLTPEKIADISYWLPATCAYRLRHEGRALYDWHYLISGDREAVHRAGVSMRGRIVSEAEVSEDDWEDYIIEDQS from the coding sequence ATGCGACCGCGGTTCTGGGAACTGCCGCTCGACCAGCTCGACCCGCAGGAATGGGAGGCGCTTTGCGATGGCTGCGGCAAATGCTGCCTCAACAAGCTGGAATTCGAGGACACTGACGAGCTTGCCTTCACCCGCGTGGCCTGCCGTTTGCTGGATGGCGAGACCTGCCGCTGCACGCGCTATCCGATCCGTCATTTCTACGTGCCCGAATGCGTTTCTCTGACGCCGGAGAAGATCGCCGATATCAGCTATTGGCTGCCCGCAACCTGCGCCTATCGCTTGCGCCATGAGGGGCGGGCGCTTTACGACTGGCATTACCTGATCAGTGGCGATCGCGAGGCAGTCCATCGCGCGGGCGTCTCGATGCGGGGCCGAATCGTGTCCGAGGCCGAGGTGTCCGAGGACGACTGGGAAGATTACATCATCGAGGATCAGTCATGA
- a CDS encoding bifunctional riboflavin kinase/FAD synthetase — MQIHRHWTTVPEATRGTTVAMGNFDGVHRGHQAVIDAARAAIEAPLGVITFEPHPREYFAPDAPPFRLMNAEARANRLRRLGVDHLFELPFGPVLAGQSPEAFAREVLADGLGVRHVTVGQDFRFGKARAGDAETLRELGARFGFGVTVAELIGEDGAEFSSTATREALAEGRPRDAERMLGHWHRIEGEVLHGEKRGRELGYPTANMSVEGLHLPKLGVYAVLADVLGGPHQGRWPGVASLGVRPMFGENRPNLEVHLFDFEGDLYGEHLSVALIEFLRPEVKFDGLDALIAQMDRDSAEARVALAEI; from the coding sequence TTGCAGATCCATCGACACTGGACCACTGTGCCGGAGGCCACGCGCGGGACCACCGTCGCGATGGGCAATTTCGATGGTGTGCATCGTGGTCATCAGGCGGTCATCGACGCTGCCCGGGCCGCAATCGAGGCCCCGCTGGGCGTCATTACCTTTGAGCCGCATCCGCGCGAATATTTCGCCCCCGACGCGCCGCCTTTCCGATTGATGAATGCCGAGGCGCGGGCCAACCGCCTGCGCCGTCTCGGCGTTGACCACCTGTTCGAACTGCCGTTCGGCCCGGTTCTTGCCGGGCAAAGCCCCGAGGCTTTCGCCCGCGAGGTGCTGGCCGATGGGCTTGGTGTGCGTCATGTCACGGTCGGGCAGGATTTCCGCTTTGGCAAGGCCCGCGCAGGCGACGCCGAAACGCTGCGCGAACTGGGGGCGCGCTTTGGCTTCGGGGTCACGGTGGCTGAGCTGATCGGGGAAGACGGGGCCGAGTTTTCCTCGACCGCGACCCGCGAGGCGCTGGCCGAAGGGCGCCCGCGCGATGCTGAACGGATGCTGGGCCATTGGCACCGGATCGAGGGCGAGGTCCTGCACGGCGAAAAGCGTGGCCGTGAATTGGGCTATCCCACCGCCAACATGTCGGTCGAGGGGCTGCATCTGCCCAAGCTGGGTGTCTATGCGGTGCTTGCCGATGTGCTCGGCGGGCCGCATCAAGGCCGCTGGCCCGGCGTGGCGAGCCTTGGGGTGCGGCCGATGTTCGGCGAGAACCGGCCCAATCTCGAAGTGCATCTTTTTGATTTCGAGGGCGATCTTTATGGCGAGCATCTTTCCGTCGCGCTGATCGAGTTTCTGCGGCCGGAGGTGAAGTTCGACGGTCTCGACGCGCTGATCGCACAGATGGATCGGGACAGTGCCGAGGCCCGCGTGGCCCTGGCGGAAATCTGA
- a CDS encoding gamma-glutamylcyclotransferase family protein — protein MLYFAYGSNMLHARLAARCPSADAIGRAEAPGFGIAFDKIGQDGSGKATLRQDSTEAAQGVLYEITPAEIALLDKIEGVGRGYDRAEVAVRSQHAEIMAFSYIAAPAFRQQGLLPFAWYRGLVLAGALENDLPEAWVSKLAAQPYTEDPEPHRPRRIEAQHLLAALPAEWRLG, from the coding sequence ATGCTGTATTTCGCCTATGGCTCGAACATGCTTCATGCGCGGCTGGCGGCGCGATGTCCCTCGGCAGACGCGATCGGGCGGGCCGAGGCTCCGGGTTTTGGCATTGCGTTCGACAAGATCGGGCAGGATGGCTCGGGTAAGGCGACGCTGCGACAGGACAGCACCGAAGCGGCGCAGGGTGTGCTTTACGAGATTACGCCGGCCGAAATCGCGCTGTTGGATAAGATCGAGGGCGTTGGGCGGGGCTATGACCGCGCCGAAGTTGCGGTCCGCAGCCAGCATGCTGAGATCATGGCCTTCAGCTATATCGCAGCGCCCGCATTTCGCCAGCAGGGCTTGTTGCCCTTCGCTTGGTATCGGGGGCTCGTTCTGGCCGGCGCCCTTGAGAACGACCTGCCCGAGGCGTGGGTAAGCAAGCTCGCAGCCCAGCCCTATACCGAAGATCCGGAGCCGCACCGTCCCCGCCGCATCGAGGCGCAGCACCTGCTGGCGGCTCTGCCCGCGGAGTGGCGTCTCGGCTGA
- a CDS encoding TIGR01459 family HAD-type hydrolase, with translation MTRIIRSLDEIAANYDVLFCDLWGCVHNGISAYPAAVAALQRFREGGGQVCLLTNAPRPAPLVEAGFGRLGIPAEAYDSIVTSGDAAQDGLFAGAVGRRVWHIGPAKDDGFFDAPPEWNDAAPITRVGLEEAEGIVCTGPFDENSDTPEDYRAQLMLARERGLKLLCANPDIVVDLGDRRIYCAGAIAEFYEQMGGESLYFGKPHPPIYDLARRRLALRDGARILVIGDGIRTDIAGAVGEGLDSIFITGGLAAEHMGDDVENPDQARLDSWLAGQGMDATFSMGRLR, from the coding sequence ATGACACGGATCATCCGGTCTCTGGACGAGATCGCTGCGAATTACGATGTGCTGTTCTGCGATCTCTGGGGTTGCGTCCATAACGGGATCAGCGCCTATCCTGCGGCGGTCGCTGCGTTGCAGCGCTTTCGTGAGGGTGGGGGGCAGGTCTGTCTGCTGACCAATGCGCCGCGCCCGGCGCCCCTGGTCGAGGCCGGTTTCGGGCGGCTCGGCATTCCTGCGGAGGCTTATGACAGCATCGTCACCTCTGGCGATGCGGCGCAGGACGGTCTGTTCGCCGGGGCGGTCGGAAGGCGGGTCTGGCATATCGGCCCGGCGAAGGATGACGGCTTCTTTGACGCGCCGCCGGAATGGAATGATGCCGCGCCGATCACCCGAGTCGGGCTGGAGGAGGCCGAGGGCATCGTTTGCACTGGCCCCTTTGACGAAAATTCCGACACGCCGGAAGATTATCGCGCACAGCTTATGCTGGCGCGGGAGCGAGGGCTCAAGCTGCTCTGCGCCAATCCGGATATCGTCGTGGATCTGGGCGACCGGCGGATCTATTGCGCAGGCGCGATTGCCGAGTTCTATGAGCAGATGGGCGGCGAGTCGCTTTATTTCGGCAAGCCGCACCCGCCGATCTACGATCTTGCCCGGCGGAGGCTGGCCTTGCGCGATGGCGCGCGCATTCTGGTGATCGGCGACGGCATCAGGACCGATATCGCGGGGGCTGTCGGCGAGGGGCTGGATTCGATCTTCATCACCGGCGGATTGGCTGCCGAGCATATGGGCGATGATGTCGAGAATCCCGACCAGGCGCGGCTCGACAGCTGGCTGGCAGGGCAGGGGATGGATGCGACCTTCTCGATGGGCCGCCTGCGCTGA
- a CDS encoding manganese-dependent inorganic pyrophosphatase: MITVLAHKSPDTDATGSPLIWAWYLNEIRKTPARAVLQGTTNTEAAWMLSRWEQEMPEIVTELGEGDQVVICDTNNPAELPEKINDAEIIEIIDHHMLFGGLKTRAPINITIRPLACTATIMHDLIGEDMAQAPDWVKGVMLTCILSDTLEFRSPTTTGHDRAVAEKLAGELKIDISEYAAEMFAAKSDVSAFSDEDLLRMDSKEFDLEDTKLRVSVLETTAPGVLLERKQALIDAMPAVTSADKVDELLLFVVDILKEEATLLVPNDRVKQIAEASFDAKVEGDSVVLPGIMSRKKQIIPALKL, from the coding sequence ATGATTACCGTTCTCGCCCATAAATCCCCCGACACCGACGCAACCGGCTCGCCCCTGATCTGGGCCTGGTATCTCAACGAGATCCGCAAGACCCCGGCGCGGGCGGTCTTGCAGGGTACCACCAATACCGAAGCGGCCTGGATGCTGTCGCGTTGGGAGCAGGAGATGCCCGAGATCGTCACCGAGCTGGGCGAGGGCGATCAGGTGGTGATCTGCGACACCAACAATCCCGCCGAACTGCCCGAGAAGATCAACGACGCCGAGATCATCGAGATCATCGACCATCACATGCTGTTTGGCGGACTGAAGACCCGCGCGCCGATCAATATCACCATCCGCCCGCTCGCTTGCACTGCGACGATCATGCATGACCTGATCGGCGAGGACATGGCGCAGGCCCCGGACTGGGTGAAGGGCGTGATGCTGACCTGCATCCTGTCGGACACGTTGGAATTCCGCAGCCCCACGACGACCGGCCATGACCGCGCCGTTGCCGAAAAACTGGCCGGCGAACTGAAGATCGACATCTCCGAATACGCCGCCGAAATGTTCGCGGCGAAATCCGATGTCTCTGCCTTCTCGGACGAGGATCTGCTGCGGATGGACAGCAAGGAATTCGATCTGGAAGACACCAAGCTGCGGGTCTCGGTACTGGAAACCACCGCGCCCGGCGTATTGCTGGAGCGCAAGCAGGCTCTGATCGACGCCATGCCGGCGGTCACCTCTGCCGACAAGGTGGACGAGCTTCTGCTGTTCGTCGTCGACATTCTCAAGGAAGAAGCGACTTTGCTGGTCCCGAATGATCGCGTGAAGCAGATCGCCGAGGCCTCTTTCGACGCAAAGGTCGAGGGCGACTCGGTCGTGCTGCCCGGTATCATGTCGCGCAAGAAGCAGATCATTCCGGCGCTCAAGCTGTGA
- a CDS encoding TraB/GumN family protein: MKTAIAALAFCFAAGSASAASCVGNNLIDALPQDLQAEIASRTEAVPYHEGLYWQAVKGNATISLIGTFHFDDAGHAAIVEGLEPAIADAALLLVEMGPEEEDRMKARMASDPSLMVDPDGPTLPERLSDEDWAALSSALEERGLPAIIASRLKPWYAATMLGLAPCMIREMSDPDANRGLDWRLMDVAEARGVPIRALEPWDTVLRMFAELTPEEEIEMIRYSLPGAAHADDYAVTMSDAYAEENVWQIWEFGRIDAYRNTGLSEAEVDEMTAEAQQMLMIDRNQSWIARLTEAASDAAGSGKGVVAAFGALHLPGEEGVLRLLEKDGWTIERRAL, encoded by the coding sequence ATGAAGACCGCCATCGCCGCCCTCGCATTTTGCTTCGCCGCAGGCTCCGCCTCTGCGGCGTCCTGCGTCGGTAACAATCTGATCGACGCGCTGCCTCAGGATCTGCAGGCAGAGATCGCATCGCGGACCGAGGCGGTTCCATATCACGAAGGGCTTTACTGGCAAGCCGTGAAGGGGAACGCAACCATATCCCTGATCGGCACTTTCCATTTCGACGATGCTGGTCATGCGGCGATCGTCGAGGGGCTGGAGCCTGCAATCGCGGATGCAGCCCTCCTGCTGGTCGAGATGGGCCCCGAGGAAGAGGACAGGATGAAGGCGCGCATGGCCAGCGATCCTTCGCTGATGGTCGACCCAGACGGCCCGACCCTGCCCGAACGTCTGAGCGACGAGGACTGGGCGGCGCTTTCTTCCGCCCTTGAAGAGCGCGGCCTGCCCGCAATCATCGCTTCGCGGCTGAAACCCTGGTATGCGGCGACCATGTTGGGCCTCGCCCCCTGCATGATCCGGGAGATGTCCGATCCCGACGCAAATCGTGGGCTCGACTGGCGGCTGATGGATGTCGCCGAGGCTCGGGGCGTGCCGATCCGGGCACTTGAGCCATGGGATACCGTGCTGCGCATGTTCGCAGAGCTCACGCCCGAAGAAGAGATCGAGATGATCCGCTATTCGCTTCCCGGCGCGGCACATGCCGATGATTACGCCGTCACCATGAGCGATGCCTATGCGGAGGAAAATGTCTGGCAAATCTGGGAGTTCGGTCGGATCGATGCCTATCGCAATACGGGCCTCAGCGAGGCAGAGGTCGACGAAATGACAGCGGAAGCCCAGCAGATGCTGATGATTGACCGCAATCAGAGCTGGATCGCGCGCCTGACCGAGGCGGCATCGGATGCAGCCGGCTCTGGCAAGGGCGTGGTCGCTGCATTCGGGGCGCTGCATCTTCCGGGCGAAGAGGGAGTGCTGCGGTTGCTGGAAAAGGATGGCTGGACCATCGAGAGGCGCGCGCTTTGA
- the groES gene encoding co-chaperone GroES: MAFKPLHDRVLVKRVESDEKTKGGLIIPDSAKEKPAEGEVVAVGEGARKDSGELIAPAVKAGDRVLFGKWSGTEVTLDGEELLIMKESDIMGIVG, translated from the coding sequence ATGGCCTTCAAACCGCTGCACGACCGCGTTCTGGTCAAGCGCGTCGAATCCGACGAAAAGACCAAGGGCGGGCTGATCATCCCCGATTCCGCGAAAGAGAAACCCGCTGAAGGCGAAGTCGTCGCCGTCGGCGAAGGCGCCCGGAAAGATTCGGGCGAGCTGATCGCACCTGCCGTCAAGGCTGGCGACCGCGTCCTGTTCGGCAAATGGTCGGGCACCGAGGTCACGCTGGACGGCGAAGAGCTGCTCATCATGAAGGAAAGCGACATCATGGGCATCGTCGGCTGA
- the groL gene encoding chaperonin GroEL (60 kDa chaperone family; promotes refolding of misfolded polypeptides especially under stressful conditions; forms two stacked rings of heptamers to form a barrel-shaped 14mer; ends can be capped by GroES; misfolded proteins enter the barrel where they are refolded when GroES binds), whose translation MAGKDVKFNTDARDRMLKGVNILADAVKVTLGPKGRNVVIDKSFGAPRITKDGVTVAKEIELSDKFENMGAQMVREVASRTNDEAGDGTTTATVLAQAIVKEGMKAVAAGMNPMDLKRGIDTATAKVVEAIKNASRPVNDSAEVAQVGTISANGEESIGKQIADAMQRVGNDGVITVEENKGLETEVEVVEGMQFDRGYLSPYFVTNPDKMVAELEDAYILLHEKKLSSLQPMVPLLESVIQSGKPLLIIAEDVEGEALATLVVNKLRGGLKIAAVKAPGFGDRRKAMLQDISILTGGQVISEDLGMKLENVTIDMLGTAKKVSINKDNTTIIDGAGDKAEIEARVGQIRQQIEETTSDYDKEKLQERVAKLAGGVAVIRVGGMTEIEVKERKDRVDDALNATRAAVQEGVVVGGGVALVQGAKALEGLTGANSDQDAGISLVRRALEAPMRQIAENAGVDGAVVAGKIRESNDNAFGFNAQTEEYGDMFKFGVIDPAKVVRTALEDAASVAGLLITTEAMVAEKPEPKGAGGGAPDMGGMGGMGGMGMM comes from the coding sequence ATGGCTGGTAAGGACGTCAAGTTCAACACCGATGCTCGCGACCGCATGCTGAAAGGCGTGAACATCCTCGCCGATGCAGTGAAGGTCACCCTCGGCCCGAAAGGCCGCAACGTCGTCATCGACAAATCCTTCGGCGCACCGCGCATCACCAAGGACGGTGTGACGGTTGCCAAGGAAATCGAGCTGTCCGACAAGTTCGAAAACATGGGCGCCCAGATGGTCCGCGAAGTCGCTTCGCGCACCAATGACGAAGCTGGCGACGGCACCACCACCGCGACGGTCCTGGCTCAGGCCATCGTCAAGGAAGGCATGAAGGCGGTCGCCGCCGGCATGAACCCGATGGACCTCAAGCGCGGCATCGACACTGCCACCGCGAAAGTCGTCGAAGCGATCAAGAACGCCTCGCGCCCGGTGAATGATTCGGCCGAAGTCGCTCAGGTCGGCACCATCTCGGCCAATGGCGAGGAATCGATCGGCAAGCAGATCGCCGACGCCATGCAGCGCGTGGGCAATGACGGCGTCATCACCGTCGAAGAGAACAAGGGCCTCGAGACCGAAGTCGAAGTCGTCGAGGGGATGCAGTTCGACCGCGGCTATCTGTCGCCTTACTTCGTGACCAACCCCGACAAGATGGTCGCCGAACTGGAAGACGCCTATATCCTGCTGCACGAGAAGAAGCTGTCGTCGCTGCAGCCGATGGTTCCGCTGCTGGAATCGGTGATCCAGTCGGGCAAGCCGCTGCTGATTATCGCGGAAGACGTCGAGGGCGAGGCTCTGGCCACGCTGGTCGTCAACAAGCTGCGTGGCGGTCTGAAAATCGCGGCCGTCAAGGCTCCGGGCTTTGGCGATCGCCGCAAGGCCATGCTGCAGGACATCTCGATCCTGACCGGCGGCCAGGTGATCAGCGAAGATCTCGGCATGAAGCTGGAGAATGTCACCATCGACATGCTCGGCACCGCGAAGAAAGTCTCGATCAACAAGGACAACACCACCATCATCGATGGCGCCGGTGACAAGGCCGAGATCGAAGCCCGCGTTGGCCAGATCCGTCAGCAGATCGAGGAAACCACCAGCGATTACGACAAGGAAAAGCTGCAGGAACGCGTGGCCAAGCTGGCCGGCGGCGTTGCCGTGATCCGCGTCGGCGGCATGACCGAAATCGAAGTGAAAGAGCGCAAGGACCGCGTCGATGACGCTCTGAACGCGACCCGTGCTGCGGTTCAGGAAGGCGTCGTCGTGGGTGGCGGTGTTGCTCTGGTTCAGGGTGCAAAAGCGCTTGAGGGTCTGACCGGGGCGAACTCCGATCAGGACGCTGGCATCTCGCTGGTGCGCCGCGCGCTCGAAGCGCCGATGCGTCAGATCGCCGAGAACGCCGGTGTCGACGGCGCTGTCGTTGCGGGAAAGATCCGCGAATCGAACGACAACGCTTTCGGCTTCAACGCGCAGACCGAAGAATATGGCGACATGTTCAAGTTCGGCGTGATCGACCCCGCGAAGGTCGTCCGCACCGCTCTGGAAGACGCCGCTTCCGTCGCTGGCCTGCTGATCACCACTGAGGCCATGGTCGCCGAAAAGCCCGAGCCGAAAGGCGCCGGCGGCGGCGCCCCCGATATGGGCGGCATGGGCGGCATGGGCGGTATGGGGATGATGTAA
- a CDS encoding solute:sodium symporter family transporter, with amino-acid sequence MGAFNFIIFLGFTALVAYLSYRWTRGTDEHHSDGYFLGGRSLTAPVIAGSLLLTNLSTEQIVGLTGQAYSEGILVMAWETLAAISIVVAALVLLPRYLRSGISTIPGFLRERYDNGTKTATSLLFLSGYVIVLLPIVLYSGALALSTMFDVPGVLGVGDTTALWITVWAIGIVGSIYAIFGGLKAVAVSDTINAVGLFLGGLLVPIFGLMAIGGGSVFEGLNILWTENPEKFDAIGGPNASVPFATIFTGMMLVQLFYWGTNQAIIQRALGARDLKEGQKGLILAAFLKILGPIIVVLPGIIAWHLFNGELDVADAAYPMLVTEVLPFPLRGFFAAVLFGAILSSFNSALNSSVTLFGVDIYRQYFNQDASDAQTVSAGKKFGAILAIAAMTIAPFIANAPQGLFGYLQEVNGCYSIPILTIILVGIFTRHVPPIAAKIGLASGVGLYILSQFVLKPYVVGAENYPHYLHVMAILFVLNICIMLLIGKLRPMEPAYIARDSKAVDMTPWPLVKPMGATVVLIVISTYFIFT; translated from the coding sequence ATGGGCGCGTTTAATTTCATTATATTTCTCGGTTTCACAGCGCTTGTCGCCTATTTGTCCTATCGCTGGACACGCGGCACGGACGAGCATCATTCCGACGGTTATTTCCTCGGCGGGCGCTCTCTGACGGCTCCTGTCATTGCCGGTTCGCTGCTTCTGACCAACCTGTCGACCGAGCAGATCGTCGGCCTGACCGGCCAGGCCTACTCCGAAGGCATTCTCGTCATGGCGTGGGAGACGCTGGCCGCGATCTCTATCGTGGTTGCCGCGCTTGTCTTGCTGCCGCGCTATCTGAGATCGGGCATTTCGACCATCCCCGGCTTCCTGCGCGAACGCTATGACAACGGCACCAAGACGGCGACCTCGCTGCTGTTCCTTTCGGGCTATGTGATCGTGCTGCTGCCCATCGTGCTTTATTCGGGGGCGCTTGCGCTTTCGACGATGTTTGACGTGCCAGGCGTGCTTGGCGTCGGCGATACGACTGCGCTGTGGATCACTGTCTGGGCCATCGGCATCGTCGGCTCGATCTATGCGATTTTCGGCGGGCTTAAGGCTGTTGCCGTGTCCGATACGATCAATGCGGTCGGGCTGTTCCTGGGTGGGTTGCTGGTGCCGATCTTCGGCTTGATGGCGATTGGCGGCGGTAGCGTCTTCGAGGGGCTGAACATCCTCTGGACCGAGAACCCCGAGAAATTCGACGCGATCGGCGGACCGAACGCCTCGGTGCCCTTCGCGACCATCTTCACCGGCATGATGCTGGTGCAATTGTTCTACTGGGGCACGAACCAGGCGATCATCCAGCGGGCGCTCGGTGCCCGGGACCTGAAAGAGGGGCAGAAGGGCTTGATCCTCGCCGCCTTCCTCAAAATCCTTGGCCCGATCATTGTGGTGCTTCCGGGCATCATCGCTTGGCATTTGTTCAATGGCGAGCTCGATGTGGCCGATGCCGCCTATCCGATGCTGGTGACCGAGGTGCTGCCCTTCCCGCTGCGCGGCTTCTTTGCGGCGGTGCTGTTCGGCGCGATCCTCAGCTCGTTCAACTCGGCGCTGAACAGTTCCGTGACGCTGTTCGGCGTGGATATCTATCGACAATACTTCAATCAGGACGCCAGCGACGCCCAGACGGTGAGCGCGGGCAAGAAATTCGGCGCCATTCTGGCCATTGCTGCCATGACGATTGCGCCCTTCATCGCCAACGCGCCACAGGGTCTGTTCGGCTATCTGCAAGAGGTGAATGGCTGCTATTCGATCCCGATCCTGACCATCATCCTGGTCGGTATCTTCACCAGGCATGTGCCGCCGATTGCCGCCAAGATCGGCCTTGCCTCGGGCGTGGGGCTGTACATCCTCAGCCAGTTCGTACTGAAACCCTATGTCGTCGGGGCCGAAAACTATCCGCATTACCTGCACGTCATGGCGATTCTGTTCGTGCTGAATATCTGCATCATGCTGCTGATCGGAAAGCTGCGCCCGATGGAGCCGGCTTATATCGCACGAGACAGCAAGGCGGTGGACATGACGCCCTGGCCATTGGTCAAGCCGATGGGGGCGACGGTGGTGCTGATCGTGATCTCGACCTATTTCATCTTCACCTGA